From the genome of Halobacteriovorax marinus SJ:
CAATAAGGGCCTCTACTTGTTTAAGATCAAGAGTTTCCCAAAGAATAAGCCCTTCAGATAGACGATCAAGTGCATCTCTATTTTCGTTAAGAATTTTAAGAGCTAACTTATAATTATCGTCGATAATTCTGTGGATCTCAGCATCGATTTCATTAGATGTCTCATCAGAGTAACCAATTGAATCTGAGCTTGGTCCACCAAATGGTGAAGCACCTGGCTTAGAGAAATTTCTAGGTCCTAATTTATCTGACATCCCCCAAGAACAAACCATGCTATGAGCAAGTTGAGTTGCTCTTTCAATATCGTTTGAAGCACCATTAGTAATCTCATTGAAAGCAATTTCTTCAGCACAACGACCACCCATTAAAAAGGCGATGAGGTTTTCAGATTTTGATCTCGTTAGATTGTGCATATCTTCACTTGGAAGAGTTTGAGTAACACCTAAAGCTCCGCCTCTTGGCATGATTGATACTTTATGAATTGGATCAGTATGAGGAAGATTAATTCCAACTAAAGTGTGACCTGCTTCATGATAAGCAGTAACACGCTTTTCCTTATCAGAGATAACCATAGACTTTCTCTCTGGCCCCATAAGAACTTTATCTTTTGCAGACTCAAAGTCACCCATTTCAAGTTTCTTCTTCCCTAGACGTGCAGCAGTTAGCGCGGCCTCATTAACTAGGTTCGCAAGATCAGCACCAGTAAATCCTGGAGTCCCTTTAGCGATAACTTCTAAATCTACTTCTTCATTTAAAGGAGTTTTTCTTGCGTGAACCTTTAAGATTCCAAGACGTCCTCTTACATCTGGAGGTCCAACCATAACTCTTCTATCGAAACGACCTGGACGCAGTAGCGCTGGATCAAGAACATCAAGTCTATTGGTTGCGGCCATGATGATAACACCTTCATTTGACTCAAACCCATCCATCTCTACAAGAAGTTGGTTAAGTGTCTGCTCACGCTCATCGTGACCACCGCCCATACCGTGTCCACGGTGGCGTCCAACGGCATCAATTTCATCAATAAAGATAATACAAGGAGCTTGCTTCTTTCCTTGCTCAAATAGGTCTCTCACTCTTGAAGCACCAACACCTACAAACATCTCAACAAAGTCAGAACCTGAAATTGAGAAGAATGGAACATCGGCTTCACCAGCAACGGCCCTTGCAAGAAGAGTTTTACCAGTACCTGGAGGACCAACGAGTAAACAACCCTTAGGGATTTTTCCACCTAGGCCTGTATACTTCTTTGGATCTTTTAAAAAGTCTACCACTTCAAAGAGCTCTTCTTTTGCTTCTTGAACACCACTAACATCGTCGAAAGTAACTTTCTTATCTTGTGAGCTAAGAAGTTTTGCTTTTGACTTACCAAAGCTCATGGCCTTTCCACCACCTGCTTGTAGCTGCTTTAAGAAGAACCAGAAAAGAACAAAGAGAATGAGCATTGGAGCCCATTGAATGAGAAGTGTTGTAAATAAGCTTCCCGATTGCTCTTTCTTATATTTAAGATTCACTCCATTATCTAGGAGGAATTTCTTTGTGTACTCGTCAGTCTTAGCTGTCACAGTGAAGTGAGAACCGTTTTCATAGCTGTCTTTATATTTACCTTTAATTGTGAGGTCACCTAGGAAAGTCACATCATCAACAAATTTCCCTTGAACTTGAGTCAAGAAAGTTGAGTAATCTACAATTTTCTCTTTATTAAGTGATTGGTTCGTGGCTTGCCAAATTAAGACCATGGCCAAGAAAAGAAAAATCCAAAGTGTCCAAGTTTTCTGTTGTTGTTTCATTATCTTCCTTAAAAGTTTTAAAATATTCTCTTCTTCTGAGATTCTTTATTTAAAGTTATGTATTTTAGTTATCTATTTACAATCATTCAAGTCATACAACTTTAAATAATTACAATTAGTGTAACAAAATAAAGCTCATGGCACATAGCAATTTAGAAAATTAAAGGTAAAATTTTAGGTTTTTGTGCGAAATATCAAGGATTTTACTCAGACTTTGAAACCATATCCCATGATCCAAACAATATTGTGTGCTTAAAGGTAAAAGCGGATGGGCCTTTTTAAGAGATTTTAGCGTCTTTTCATTAGCTACCGGTCCAAAGGCCAAGAATGGCCAAAAAGAGTCTGTTGCATAAAAGATCTTATTTCTTAAGCCACCATCAGGAATCTGCGTAGCTTTGTTATTATTCTTTAACTTATTTAATAATTCGAGATCATATTCTTTGTAGAATTTGAGCCCTTCTTCTCCCAGTAGAAAGAGACAGCCCTTAGAGCTATACCCCCTAACACCGCCAGAAAATATAAGAGGCCCTGACTTACCATTCTTACCAAGAGCGAGAAATTTATCTACTTGATCGTGTAAGCTTCCCCTACTATTTTTAGAGAGAGAGTAAATTGCTTTTAAAATCTCGGAGCGATCAACTTCAAAAGATGATTTAAAGTCTGTATTAATAAAACAGACTCCTCTTCCCTTCCAAGACTTCTTTAAAATTTTCTTCGAACTCTTCTTAGGTTTAAAAACGCTTAGCCCTAAAGTCTTGGCCAGAGAATTCGAGCGATTCACATAGTGCTTTAAATACTTTGGGTAGCGATCAGCTATGGAAGTAGTAATATTTTTTCTTATATAATTTCGATCAAAGCGCACATTATCGTTGCTATGATCTTCATACCAAGTAAGCTCTAACTTCTTAGCAAGGGTTTTAATTTGATCTTTAGTTAAGCACATAAAAGGTCTGATAAAAGATCCATTGCAAACGGGAATTCCTAGAGAAGTACTTGGTGTAGCACTTCTAAAACTTTGCATTAAACTCCACTCATATGAGTCATCAATATGCTGACCCAGGGCCATGAATGAATGAGGTGCCAATTCATTCTTAAATTCAGCATAGCGAAGCTCGCGCGCCTTCATTTCAAAATTTGTGGACAATAGATCGAGCGACACTTTTGATACCTTAAGTGGTACCTTTAATTCACGACAAAGCTCACGACAGAAATCTTCTTCTCGAATATTCTCCCTTCGAGTTCCGTGATTAATATGATGAGCACTAATTCGAGGTCCATTGAAGTTTTGCTCAATCCACTTAAGGCAATAGAGCAATGTCACAGAGTCCACTCCCCCTGAGAGCGCGACACAAATTGACTCCCCCTCAAGGTGGCCAGTGCTATTCATAAATTTATAGAGGTGGGAAAAGACACTTCGGCAATATCTCTCACGCACTGAATCTAGTGATTTCATATTTATAACTTATAGAAAAAAGGGAGAATTTTCTACAATTATCTGTTGACGGTGCTAAATTGCTCCATTAGTATGGCTCTCACTTCAAGATGAAATTGTGGCCAGGTAGCTCAGTTGGTGAGAGCGCCGGATTCATAACCCGGAGGTCGGCAGTTCAAATCTGCCTCTGGCTACCATTCATTTTGACTTCCTCCACTAAGAAAATCAGACTCAACCCTTAAAACTAACCCTATAAATACTAAAAACATAGCGATAAAGTGCCCAGATAAACGGATAGCTCAAGCATATGGTCACGATTTTCCAATCTAGAAAAATAAATTCTCTCATACTTACAAAATAATCAAAGAAGTAAGATAGAATTAAAACAAGTATTGCAATAGCAGGCAGAACAAAGGCAGCTTTTAAATCTGTCTTCAAGTTTGAAATAGCATTTTGCTGATGCTCTATATGTTTTTTTATAGTTAATATTTTAATAAAAATAACCCCCTGCTAATGCCATAACCGTATCTAATTTGAAATAAAGTTAACATTTACAACCTAGAGTTTGCTTTAAAGTTTACTAATTTGCTAGTGCTGCAATGTCTATATAACTTATGAGAATAAACTTAAGCAGTATTTATGAGCAATTTGTACTAATTAGACTTTCAACATTGAATTAAATATTTTGCTTCTATTTTCATAATCACCTGAAATTACTTTAAAAAGCTGCATATATACGAATAAGGTATATACAACTTGCGTACACATCCTCAAAAGGTTTATAATGAGAATTGGAAGAAGCCCAAAGTTACCCATTAATAGGAACTGGATAGCAACTGGCAAAGATGGAGAGACCTACCTTATAGATGTCTCCATTAAACAGACAGATGATAAAAATAAATATCCTCCAATCGGTGTAAAGTCAGTTTTTAGGGTACTTCAAATTGATAGCAATGGTGAGCAAAAGCTTGTGATTTTAATTGATAATCATA
Proteins encoded in this window:
- the ftsH gene encoding ATP-dependent zinc metalloprotease FtsH; the protein is MKQQQKTWTLWIFLFLAMVLIWQATNQSLNKEKIVDYSTFLTQVQGKFVDDVTFLGDLTIKGKYKDSYENGSHFTVTAKTDEYTKKFLLDNGVNLKYKKEQSGSLFTTLLIQWAPMLILFVLFWFFLKQLQAGGGKAMSFGKSKAKLLSSQDKKVTFDDVSGVQEAKEELFEVVDFLKDPKKYTGLGGKIPKGCLLVGPPGTGKTLLARAVAGEADVPFFSISGSDFVEMFVGVGASRVRDLFEQGKKQAPCIIFIDEIDAVGRHRGHGMGGGHDEREQTLNQLLVEMDGFESNEGVIIMAATNRLDVLDPALLRPGRFDRRVMVGPPDVRGRLGILKVHARKTPLNEEVDLEVIAKGTPGFTGADLANLVNEAALTAARLGKKKLEMGDFESAKDKVLMGPERKSMVISDKEKRVTAYHEAGHTLVGINLPHTDPIHKVSIMPRGGALGVTQTLPSEDMHNLTRSKSENLIAFLMGGRCAEEIAFNEITNGASNDIERATQLAHSMVCSWGMSDKLGPRNFSKPGASPFGGPSSDSIGYSDETSNEIDAEIHRIIDDNYKLALKILNENRDALDRLSEGLILWETLDLKQVEALIAGKDIGVPLISDKKKPTPSSDEEAPKTEEVKLDEDTNEESSKDGGAVPV
- the tilS gene encoding tRNA lysidine(34) synthetase TilS, with product MKSLDSVRERYCRSVFSHLYKFMNSTGHLEGESICVALSGGVDSVTLLYCLKWIEQNFNGPRISAHHINHGTRRENIREEDFCRELCRELKVPLKVSKVSLDLLSTNFEMKARELRYAEFKNELAPHSFMALGQHIDDSYEWSLMQSFRSATPSTSLGIPVCNGSFIRPFMCLTKDQIKTLAKKLELTWYEDHSNDNVRFDRNYIRKNITTSIADRYPKYLKHYVNRSNSLAKTLGLSVFKPKKSSKKILKKSWKGRGVCFINTDFKSSFEVDRSEILKAIYSLSKNSRGSLHDQVDKFLALGKNGKSGPLIFSGGVRGYSSKGCLFLLGEEGLKFYKEYDLELLNKLKNNNKATQIPDGGLRNKIFYATDSFWPFLAFGPVANEKTLKSLKKAHPLLPLSTQYCLDHGIWFQSLSKILDISHKNLKFYL